Proteins co-encoded in one Ardenticatenales bacterium genomic window:
- a CDS encoding SUMF1/EgtB/PvdO family nonheme iron enzyme, which translates to MSNIDEKIWRALGLAKLKQQFKQWFNRDNVSYVTYGTVAGLALWPLVEAAAQAPPGQLPASLYIALGSVAGGVGSNLIAEQLQRWRDRAAPVTENDVIAWIRENVAARGELLTALDAINARFDTFTAAQDSLAPADQDAFWQKLRQELAQLGNTPQYEAILQGKGVIVQGEGAAVGDIFTGTGNTKVNGPYYEHYHEAAPGEAVDLHSLRRTYLGRLLEQTRFLPLSGIDRASVEETTETQNAGRLPLKTVYTALLTTSSEGGPFGGEMPGLLGRGQGKAAPISALRQLDRQQHLVLLGDPGSGKSTFANFVAACLAGAGLDHAEINLDLLTHPLPDEKGDDEAERQPWSHGPLLPLLVTLRDLAAEGLPAPQEAATADHLWAFLENHGGTPAFTPYLKQEFEQRGGLLLLDGLDEVPEADRRRRQIRDLVADLKATLPHARILVTSRVYAYQHQEWTLSGFTATLLAPFSWGQIRRFIDRWYTYTAALRGWTENKARQDAAHLRETIAARAELRDLAERPLLLTLMTSLHAWRGGTLPGKRAQLYDETVDLLLDKWENLRAVKDPATGRPLNKSLAEMLKVGRDPLRDLLQKLAYEAHAAQPDPASGQAVDIPENVLINALLSVSKREDLQPRLLEAYLRDRAGLLIDRGGGVYTFPHRTFQEFLAACYAADRQRSEAMTTAARSDPSRWREVLLLSVAHASKSYTGAVWDFVPCLCLEEADTLADGRLTETEAWGAHLAGLALAEVAIDPTDVGARDKPVLRRVRERLLLAMRDGRLPAVERAQASVSLARLGDPRRQVLEVDAMPFCYVPPGPFQMGEDQEYQEDDPNIQAILNSVRPRHEVDIPYGYWLGQYPVTNAQFQAFVEEGGYEDERNWEEAIAHGFWKAGAAQGYTWLAETRNWEWRTLDRPHDYGHPFNLPNHPVVGVNWYEALAFTRWLTRRWQAAGILPGAAADVEWRVCLPSEAEWEKGARGGAALPETPPVAALAGLPTLTPLSRLRRAAADEPAWGPEQANQRSSKIEATSGVGCFPAGRSPYGCEEMVGNVWEWTRSLYGRYDAEKSRGGTWTFDPLYAYPYRPDDGRERPDRDSYWGRILRGGSWADDQPWPRCGSRSRLNPYLRSGLDGFRVCARPHFPASGR; encoded by the coding sequence TCCCTCTACATCGCGCTGGGCAGCGTCGCCGGCGGCGTCGGCTCCAACTTGATCGCGGAACAACTACAACGCTGGCGTGACCGCGCCGCCCCGGTCACGGAAAACGACGTCATTGCCTGGATTCGGGAGAATGTGGCCGCGCGCGGGGAACTGCTGACCGCTCTCGACGCCATCAACGCCCGATTTGACACGTTCACCGCAGCCCAGGACAGCCTCGCCCCTGCCGATCAGGATGCCTTCTGGCAGAAACTGCGCCAGGAACTGGCCCAGTTGGGCAATACGCCCCAATATGAGGCCATTTTGCAGGGCAAGGGGGTCATCGTCCAGGGGGAGGGCGCCGCTGTCGGAGACATCTTCACCGGCACTGGCAATACAAAAGTAAATGGCCCCTACTACGAACACTACCACGAAGCCGCCCCGGGGGAGGCCGTGGACCTGCACAGCCTGCGGCGAACGTACCTGGGACGGCTCCTGGAACAAACCAGGTTCCTCCCCCTCAGCGGCATTGACCGCGCCAGCGTGGAAGAGACCACAGAGACCCAAAATGCCGGTCGCCTCCCCCTGAAAACGGTGTACACCGCCCTCCTCACCACCAGCAGCGAAGGGGGGCCGTTCGGCGGCGAGATGCCCGGGCTTCTGGGACGCGGCCAGGGCAAAGCCGCGCCCATTTCCGCTTTGCGGCAGTTGGACCGCCAGCAGCATCTCGTGCTTCTCGGCGATCCGGGCAGCGGCAAAAGCACCTTCGCCAATTTCGTCGCCGCTTGCCTGGCGGGAGCAGGGCTGGATCATGCGGAAATCAACCTGGACCTGCTCACCCACCCCCTGCCTGATGAAAAAGGGGACGACGAGGCGGAACGACAGCCCTGGAGCCACGGCCCCTTGCTGCCCCTGCTCGTCACGCTGCGCGACCTGGCCGCGGAAGGGCTGCCCGCTCCCCAGGAAGCGGCCACGGCGGACCACCTCTGGGCTTTCCTGGAAAACCACGGCGGAACGCCCGCCTTTACTCCCTACCTGAAGCAGGAATTTGAGCAGCGCGGCGGGTTGCTGCTGTTGGACGGATTGGACGAAGTGCCCGAAGCAGACAGGCGACGGCGGCAGATCCGCGACCTGGTAGCCGACCTGAAAGCGACGCTGCCCCACGCCCGCATCCTCGTCACCAGCCGCGTCTACGCTTACCAACATCAAGAATGGACGTTGAGTGGCTTCACGGCCACCTTGCTGGCCCCCTTCAGCTGGGGGCAGATACGCCGTTTCATTGATCGCTGGTACACCTATACGGCTGCCCTGCGCGGTTGGACGGAAAACAAAGCGCGACAAGACGCCGCCCACCTGCGGGAAACAATCGCCGCCCGCGCGGAATTGCGCGACCTGGCAGAACGCCCTTTGCTGTTGACGTTGATGACCAGCCTGCACGCCTGGCGCGGCGGCACGCTGCCCGGAAAGCGGGCGCAGCTTTACGACGAAACCGTGGACCTGCTGCTGGACAAGTGGGAAAACCTGCGCGCCGTGAAGGACCCGGCCACCGGCCGCCCCCTCAACAAAAGCCTGGCGGAAATGTTGAAAGTGGGGCGCGACCCGCTGCGCGATCTGCTGCAAAAGCTGGCCTACGAGGCCCACGCCGCGCAGCCTGATCCCGCCAGCGGCCAGGCCGTGGACATCCCCGAAAACGTCCTCATCAATGCCCTGTTAAGCGTGAGCAAGCGGGAGGATTTGCAACCCCGGCTGCTGGAAGCCTATCTGCGCGACCGCGCCGGGCTGCTGATAGATCGTGGCGGCGGCGTCTACACGTTTCCGCATCGCACGTTTCAGGAGTTTCTGGCCGCCTGCTATGCCGCCGACCGCCAGCGCAGCGAGGCGATGACGACCGCGGCCCGCTCTGACCCGTCCCGCTGGCGCGAAGTGCTGCTGCTGTCCGTGGCCCACGCCAGCAAGAGTTACACGGGGGCGGTGTGGGATTTTGTGCCCTGCCTCTGCCTGGAAGAGGCGGACACCCTGGCGGATGGAAGGTTGACGGAGACGGAAGCGTGGGGCGCGCACCTGGCGGGGCTGGCGCTGGCGGAAGTGGCAATTGATCCCACCGACGTAGGCGCGCGGGACAAACCCGTTCTGCGCCGCGTGCGCGAACGGCTGCTGCTGGCCATGCGCGATGGACGGCTGCCCGCCGTGGAACGCGCCCAGGCGTCCGTTTCGCTGGCGCGCCTGGGCGACCCTCGCCGCCAGGTGTTGGAGGTGGACGCCATGCCCTTTTGCTACGTACCCCCAGGGCCGTTCCAAATGGGCGAAGACCAGGAATATCAGGAAGACGATCCCAATATTCAGGCAATTCTAAATTCCGTCCGCCCGCGACACGAGGTGGACATTCCCTATGGCTATTGGCTGGGGCAGTACCCCGTCACCAACGCCCAGTTCCAGGCGTTTGTGGAGGAAGGCGGCTACGAGGACGAGCGCAACTGGGAGGAGGCCATCGCCCACGGCTTTTGGAAAGCAGGCGCGGCGCAAGGTTATACGTGGCTGGCGGAGACACGGAACTGGGAATGGCGAACCCTTGACCGCCCCCACGATTACGGCCATCCCTTCAACCTGCCCAACCATCCCGTCGTCGGCGTCAACTGGTACGAAGCCCTGGCCTTCACCCGCTGGTTGACGCGGCGGTGGCAGGCGGCGGGCATCTTGCCCGGCGCGGCGGCAGACGTAGAATGGCGCGTCTGTCTCCCGTCAGAAGCGGAGTGGGAAAAGGGGGCGCGCGGCGGCGCAGCGCTGCCCGAAACGCCGCCGGTCGCGGCGCTGGCCGGGCTGCCCACCCTGACCCCGCTCAGCCGCCTCCGGCGCGCCGCCGCGGACGAACCCGCCTGGGGACCGGAGCAGGCCAACCAGAGGAGCAGCAAAATTGAGGCCACCAGCGGCGTGGGCTGCTTCCCCGCCGGGCGTTCCCCTTATGGTTGCGAGGAGATGGTGGGCAACGTCTGGGAATGGACGCGCTCGCTGTATGGTCGTTACGACGCCGAAAAATCGCGGGGAGGGACGTGGACCTTCGACCCGCTCTACGCTTACCCTTACCGGCCAGACGACGGGCGGGAACGACCTGACCGGGACAGCTATTGGGGGCGGATACTGCGCGGCGGCTCTTGGGCTGATGACCAACCGTGGCCGCGGTGCGGCTCGCGCTCCCGTCTCAACCCGTACCTCCGTTCCGGCCTCGACGGGTTTCGGGTGTGCGCGCGTCCTCATTTTCCTGCCTCTGGCCGCTGA
- the avd gene encoding diversity-generating retroelement protein Avd — protein sequence MAQPEMPIFTRTFDFLTWLLPVSNNFPRAHRLTVTQRLLNAAFDLRERLEEANARRGGERRERLARADEALARVRLYLRLAAQWNWLTPGQYHHAAAMTTEIGRLLGGWQKVS from the coding sequence ATGGCCCAACCCGAAATGCCCATCTTCACCCGCACCTTTGACTTCCTCACCTGGCTGCTGCCTGTGAGCAACAACTTCCCCCGCGCGCATCGCCTCACCGTCACGCAGCGGCTGCTGAACGCCGCATTTGATTTACGCGAGCGACTGGAAGAAGCCAACGCCCGTCGCGGCGGGGAGCGGCGCGAACGGCTGGCCCGCGCCGACGAAGCCCTGGCGCGGGTGCGTCTCTACCTGCGGCTGGCGGCGCAATGGAACTGGCTCACCCCTGGTCAGTACCACCACGCCGCCGCCATGACCACGGAGATTGGCCGCTTATTGGGCGGATGGCAAAAAGTGTCTTAA
- a CDS encoding RNA-dependent DNA polymerase has product MYTELTSWDNLLQAYRRAAKGKRGQANVAAFEYRLEENLLALQQELQDKVYRPGDYHSFFIHEPKRRLISAAPFRDRVVHHALCNLIEPLFERSFISDSYANRVGKGTHRALDRCQEFARHYPYVLQADIRQFFPAIDHAILRRALARKVQDADVLWLIDQILSSGVGVLAEAYDMVYFPGDDLLAFFRPRGLPIGNLTSQFWANCYLNSFDHFVKQELGCKGFVRYVDDFMLFADDKATLWTWKRAIEERLAALRLTIHAGAHPKPVVQGVPFLGFVVYREQRRLKRRKGIYFRRRWRQAIAHYAAGQISFAQLTASTRGWINHTRYGNTVGLRRAVLSRTLIPTPVRRPISHETVSAIAYDNSWPSAENAKPFSDGR; this is encoded by the coding sequence ATGTACACGGAACTAACCTCCTGGGACAATCTCTTACAGGCTTACCGCCGCGCAGCCAAAGGGAAACGGGGCCAGGCCAACGTGGCTGCCTTTGAATACCGGCTGGAAGAAAATTTGCTGGCATTGCAGCAAGAACTGCAAGACAAGGTGTATCGCCCCGGCGACTACCACAGTTTTTTCATCCACGAACCGAAACGCCGCCTGATCAGCGCTGCCCCTTTCCGCGACCGCGTCGTCCACCACGCCCTTTGCAACCTGATAGAACCCCTATTTGAACGCAGTTTCATCAGCGACAGCTACGCCAACCGCGTGGGTAAGGGCACGCACCGCGCCCTGGATCGTTGCCAGGAATTCGCCCGCCACTATCCTTACGTGTTACAAGCCGACATACGCCAATTTTTCCCCGCCATAGACCATGCCATTTTGCGGCGCGCGCTGGCGCGCAAGGTGCAAGACGCGGACGTCCTCTGGCTGATTGACCAGATTCTGTCCAGCGGCGTGGGCGTTCTGGCGGAAGCTTACGACATGGTCTATTTTCCTGGAGATGATCTGCTGGCCTTTTTCCGCCCGCGGGGGCTGCCTATTGGCAATCTGACCAGCCAGTTCTGGGCTAATTGCTATCTGAACAGCTTTGACCACTTTGTAAAGCAGGAATTAGGCTGCAAGGGGTTTGTGCGCTACGTAGACGATTTTATGCTCTTTGCCGACGACAAAGCAACGCTGTGGACCTGGAAGCGGGCCATTGAAGAACGATTGGCCGCCTTGCGATTGACCATTCACGCCGGAGCGCACCCCAAACCGGTCGTACAAGGGGTCCCCTTTCTCGGTTTCGTCGTTTACCGGGAACAGCGTCGCCTGAAACGGCGCAAGGGGATTTATTTCCGCCGCCGCTGGCGGCAGGCGATAGCCCATTACGCGGCCGGACAGATTTCCTTTGCGCAACTGACGGCCAGTACGCGCGGTTGGATCAACCATACCCGCTATGGTAATACCGTTGGCCTGCGACGCGCCGTATTGAGCCGCACCCTGATCCCCACACCGGTACGACGACCCATAAGTCATGAAACAGTTTCTGCCATAGCGTATGACAATTCATGGCCATCCGCTGAAAACGCAAAGCCGTTTTCGGATGGTCGCTAA